In one window of Clavelina lepadiformis chromosome 4, kaClaLepa1.1, whole genome shotgun sequence DNA:
- the LOC143453039 gene encoding uncharacterized protein LOC143453039, with the protein MKMRNVDEQENVFENNTVDPQIPRRPHNKKGNKWIIAATLVGVFTIASVVLATVGYTQVQQLHDETSRLRESLANSQRQQSEAIGFVSEGLANSQRQQTEAIRNLSGCSCSIR; encoded by the exons ATGAAAATGCGTAACGTGGATGAACAGGAGAACGTTTTCGAAAACAATACTGTTGATC CACAAATTCCTAGAAGGCCCCACaacaaaaaaggaaataaatgGATAATTGCTGCGACTTTGGTTGGCGTTTTCACCATTGCATCAGTTGTTTTAGCGACTGTGGGTTACACACAG GTGCAACAGCTACATGATGAAACTTCTCGGCTCAGAG AGAGCCTGGCGAATTCTCAACGGCAGCAGTCTGAAGCCATTGGATTTGTATCAG AGGGCCTGGCGAATTCTCAACGGCAGCAGACTGAAGCCATTAGAAATCTATCAGGTTGCAGTTGTAGCATTCGTTAA
- the LOC143453185 gene encoding ficolin-1-like: MTELGQKLDNAIRQITGEIAIVKSFQGQDCNDVFDNGYTASGIYTINVGGKATQAFCDMETDGGGWTVFQRRFDGSVDFYRNWTSYQQGFGSLNGEFWLGLDLLHQLTAGASYKLRVDLEDAENNTAYAEYKTFMVGQESSNYTLIVGGYSGTAGDSLGNHNGKQFSTYDQDHDRSGMNCAVEQHGAWWYIHCHKSNLNGEYLTPGEQNGRGLNWYYWKETWESMRKTELKIKPV, translated from the exons ATGACCGAGCTAGGACAGAAGTTGGACAATGCCATAAGACAAATTACAG gAGAAATTGCGATTGTAAAGTCTTTCCAGGGTCAAGACTGCAATGACGTATTTGACAATGGATACACCGCGAGTGGGATTTATACAATAAATGTCGGTGGTAAGGCCACGCAAGCATTTTGTGACATGGAAACAGACGGAGGCGGTTGGACT GTTTTTCAACGTCGTTTCGATGGAAGTGTTGATTTTTATCGAAACTGGACTTCTTACCAACAGGGATTTGGTAGTTTAAATGGAGAATTCTGGCTCG GTTTGGATTTACTCCACCAACTTACAGCCGGTGCAAGTTATAAACTGCGTGTGGACTTGGAAGATGCTGAAAATAACACAGCCTATGCCGAATATAA GACATTTATGGTTGGTCAAGAATCATCAAATTATACATTAATTGTTGGAGGATATAGTGGAACTGCAG GTGACTCACTGGGTAATCACAACGGCAAACAATTCAGTACCTATGACCAAGATCATGACCGGAGTGGTATGAACTGTGCAGTTGAACAACATGGTGCTTGGTGGTATATTCATTGCCATAAAAGCAACTTAAATGGAGAATATCTCACACCTGGAGAGCAAAACGGCAGGGGATTGAACTGGTATTACTGGAAAGAAACTTGGGAGTCGATGAGGAAAACTGAGTTGAAGATCAAACCAGTTTAG